In Microvenator marinus, one genomic interval encodes:
- the glnE gene encoding bifunctional [glutamate--ammonia ligase]-adenylyl-L-tyrosine phosphorylase/[glutamate--ammonia-ligase] adenylyltransferase gives MDDAPLVCDDVARLLESQGEFPRFLIQRHPEWVEEFVEIGMRPLDVAELEERLAEDLARTPTVAEFERALRLFKRRECLRVFWREVEGTASIRETTAEIADIAQVCLDAALRRAASELSNPGLADHICVLGMGKLGGHELNFSSDIDLIFVCTDDVRDRLDEVDQVARVCTSMMSQITEDGYVFRVDLRLRPHGTQGPLVPPASSAIEYYASWGRTWERGALLKARPVAGNIALGDELLQRLDGFIFRKYLDFQAIEELRGMKEKINLQARASDIVGAEEEATAKTDTPDTPLKQRLHHKLAGVRSGRRPIVRQPEPQPATKSGLLGWDVKIGLGGIREIEFFVQALQLVHCGTRPNLRVKNTLDALDRLLFSGLITHDDHDVLAEAYAFLRRVEHRIQMGSDRQGHRLPEDRELLRDLARRMGFEVDEFRARVLEHRSGVHAMFARLFESDEVRSETQPTLQPEEPDALDTILGASPESFARDGVLNPEASILKALESLGFERPKQVAGQVLVLREKNYGPFADRALRGESNLAAYLLETAGATPQADQAFSHLTRFITSIGDRPGYFKMLADNPHACRLLIHVFGSSPYLSGALLKEPAIVERLLGAGSVAMVRSASDMQSDLESRLSRVVDPEHRIGVIRRFHQEETLRIGLHDAGGAIGISQTLEQLSLLAESVISSVLREVYEPMRTYRRREGSVLPPLDEIPFVVVAMGKLGGRELGFGSDLDLLFLYQTDRQWKLEHTFFSKLTQRIIRTLSSAGADGKMYDVDTRLRPSGQQGALIVSLEAFESYHDTKAAFWERQALVRARPLVGAPHLLEAFNTLREELVFKRPLKDSGGQEIWEMVTRLQEHHRASSFDIKLSPGALVEIEFAVQWLQLKFGASELSLRTPSTVEALRALEELEILDLDFRQLRKDYQKFRVVETRLRMSGNRGVSTLPSDPAHARILAKHLGYDGDEATENMFQDLQDTARRARQMTEEIFRLSRA, from the coding sequence ATGGATGATGCACCACTGGTGTGCGATGACGTGGCAAGACTCCTGGAGAGTCAGGGCGAATTTCCGCGTTTCTTGATTCAACGACATCCCGAGTGGGTGGAAGAGTTTGTGGAGATCGGGATGCGTCCGCTTGACGTGGCGGAGCTCGAGGAGCGATTGGCCGAGGATTTGGCTCGCACCCCGACTGTGGCTGAGTTTGAGCGGGCGCTGCGCCTATTCAAGCGGCGCGAATGTCTCAGGGTTTTTTGGCGAGAAGTTGAGGGGACGGCGTCTATCCGAGAGACTACCGCTGAGATTGCCGATATCGCGCAAGTTTGTTTGGATGCCGCACTGCGGCGCGCAGCGTCTGAGCTTTCGAACCCCGGCCTTGCAGACCATATCTGTGTTTTGGGGATGGGAAAGCTTGGCGGCCATGAGCTTAACTTTAGCTCCGATATCGACCTGATTTTTGTGTGTACTGATGACGTACGCGACCGGCTTGATGAGGTGGACCAGGTCGCACGCGTGTGTACCTCGATGATGAGCCAGATCACAGAGGATGGCTACGTCTTTCGTGTTGATCTGCGCCTGCGGCCGCACGGGACCCAGGGGCCGCTCGTGCCGCCTGCTTCATCCGCCATTGAATACTACGCTTCATGGGGGCGAACATGGGAGCGTGGTGCACTTCTGAAGGCTAGACCTGTTGCCGGGAACATTGCTCTCGGCGACGAACTCTTACAACGGCTAGATGGGTTTATCTTTCGGAAATATCTGGATTTTCAGGCGATTGAAGAACTCCGTGGTATGAAGGAAAAGATCAACCTTCAGGCGCGGGCCTCAGATATCGTTGGTGCCGAAGAAGAAGCAACGGCAAAGACCGACACGCCAGATACGCCTTTGAAACAAAGGCTGCACCACAAACTGGCCGGTGTGCGAAGTGGGCGCCGGCCCATCGTGCGCCAGCCCGAGCCACAACCTGCCACGAAGTCTGGACTTCTAGGTTGGGACGTCAAGATCGGGCTCGGCGGCATTCGTGAAATCGAGTTCTTTGTGCAGGCGCTGCAGCTCGTGCATTGCGGCACCCGCCCGAACCTCCGGGTAAAAAATACACTCGATGCGTTGGACCGATTGCTTTTCTCAGGGTTGATTACTCACGATGACCACGATGTTCTGGCCGAAGCCTATGCGTTCTTGCGACGCGTTGAGCATAGGATTCAGATGGGGAGTGACCGGCAAGGGCATAGACTGCCTGAAGACCGCGAATTGCTGCGCGATTTAGCTCGGCGCATGGGCTTTGAGGTGGACGAATTCCGTGCTCGTGTGCTCGAGCATCGTTCGGGTGTTCACGCCATGTTTGCTCGCCTCTTCGAGTCCGATGAAGTTCGATCTGAGACTCAACCCACATTGCAACCCGAAGAGCCGGACGCTTTGGATACAATTCTAGGCGCAAGTCCGGAAAGCTTTGCTCGGGATGGTGTGCTGAATCCCGAGGCGTCTATCCTTAAGGCCTTGGAGTCGCTCGGCTTCGAGCGGCCAAAGCAGGTCGCGGGCCAAGTTCTGGTCTTGCGTGAGAAGAATTATGGGCCCTTCGCTGACAGGGCGCTTCGTGGGGAGTCAAACCTGGCCGCCTATCTCTTGGAGACTGCCGGCGCCACACCTCAGGCGGACCAAGCCTTTAGCCACCTGACTAGATTCATCACGTCAATCGGTGATCGGCCAGGCTACTTCAAGATGCTGGCGGACAATCCCCATGCGTGCCGACTCTTGATCCACGTCTTTGGCTCGAGTCCCTATCTTTCGGGGGCACTCCTCAAGGAGCCTGCGATCGTTGAACGTCTGCTCGGGGCAGGCTCGGTCGCCATGGTTCGCTCAGCCTCGGACATGCAATCCGACCTTGAGTCGAGGCTCAGTCGCGTGGTCGATCCCGAGCATCGTATCGGAGTGATTCGGCGCTTTCACCAAGAAGAAACCTTGCGGATCGGGCTCCATGACGCAGGGGGTGCCATCGGGATTTCACAGACACTCGAACAGCTATCTTTGCTCGCCGAGTCCGTGATTTCTTCGGTTCTTCGCGAGGTCTACGAGCCAATGCGAACCTACCGAAGGCGCGAAGGCTCGGTCTTACCGCCCCTTGATGAAATCCCCTTTGTTGTGGTCGCTATGGGTAAGCTGGGAGGGCGGGAATTGGGGTTCGGCAGCGACCTCGATCTCCTCTTCCTCTACCAGACCGACCGCCAGTGGAAGCTTGAGCACACGTTCTTTTCTAAACTCACTCAACGCATCATTCGAACGCTCTCGTCAGCAGGCGCAGACGGGAAGATGTACGACGTGGACACACGACTGAGACCATCTGGGCAGCAGGGCGCGCTTATCGTGAGCCTGGAAGCGTTTGAGTCGTACCACGACACGAAGGCTGCCTTTTGGGAGAGACAGGCTCTCGTTCGCGCTAGACCGCTCGTAGGGGCGCCACATTTGTTGGAAGCATTCAACACCTTGAGAGAGGAATTGGTCTTCAAACGGCCTTTGAAGGATTCAGGCGGCCAAGAGATCTGGGAAATGGTGACTCGACTTCAGGAACACCACCGGGCGTCATCGTTTGATATCAAGCTGAGTCCAGGAGCACTGGTAGAAATCGAATTTGCTGTGCAGTGGCTGCAGCTCAAATTCGGAGCGAGCGAGCTTAGCCTTAGGACCCCCTCGACCGTTGAGGCGCTCAGGGCCTTGGAAGAGCTCGAGATCCTCGACCTCGATTTCAGGCAGCTTCGAAAGGACTATCAAAAGTTTCGTGTGGTGGAGACACGTCTCAGAATGAGTGGGAACCGTGGCGTGAGCACCTTGCCCTCAGACCCCGCACACGCGCGTATTCTGGCGAAACATTTGGGCTATGACGGTGACGAAGCCACGGAAAATATGTTCCAAGATTTGCAGGATACCGCGAGAAGAGCGCGCCAAATGACCGAGGAAATCTTCAGGCTGTCTCGCGCCTGA
- a CDS encoding septal ring lytic transglycosylase RlpA family protein, producing MRVLLFLGALVLVGCGPTRPDSWIVGPNGKEHELLGKASWYGPGFEGRKTASGEIFDPREMTAAHKTLPFGTIVRVVASKDRKSVVVRINDRGPFSAGRVIDLSKAAAEDIGMIRAGVIDVHVEVLDWP from the coding sequence ATGCGTGTGCTCCTCTTTCTTGGCGCGTTGGTCTTGGTCGGTTGCGGGCCGACGCGACCAGACTCATGGATTGTAGGCCCTAATGGCAAAGAGCATGAGCTCTTAGGCAAGGCCAGTTGGTACGGGCCGGGTTTTGAAGGACGAAAAACCGCATCCGGGGAGATTTTTGATCCTCGAGAGATGACTGCGGCTCACAAGACCTTGCCATTTGGGACAATTGTCCGCGTGGTGGCCTCGAAAGACCGAAAGTCGGTGGTGGTTCGAATCAATGACCGCGGGCCTTTTTCTGCTGGGCGCGTGATCGATTTATCGAAGGCCGCCGCCGAGGATATCGGTATGATTCGTGCCGGAGTGATCGACGTGCACGTCGAAGTTCTTGACTGGCCCTGA
- a CDS encoding thrombospondin type 3 repeat-containing protein, with protein sequence MRHLILVLIFALSACGDETTAPPEITPDMAPDMIEEDAAPDSPTEADMDEVDQPSDMPDGPTDTDEDGILDEDDNCPEVANPEQEDRDRDGFGDVCDQTPFYHDSSALDAVPPLVQEGEDEDGETPTDGEVYGLELPGFAAEGQIALPRAGGGDIDFFSIEIVEPTALLIHVSGPATFWPAVIAAGYDLRNANISRIGFGGQAGEAAVREVFFPYPGRYTFAVSDFRNLIDQPDVGGAGFEYRLEVSQIPLPDATEVSLPTQPLANPYNGELRVYEVDTSGLDALRINATGVEISEAEFHAPAFSIVEADFSRALAATAVGQVSATNRVGLSLDLGGRQSVVVVEDHIQRVGGASSSMEFTATNITSDVEAAGVMPNLRTSDIPWLVPGSQFNGQIQSPTTEADVDYALFSVKRGETYRFVVTPDPGALLEPRVELGHFLDEAGESFFVSSHYNSEPNPDGSAATSYFFSALDDGEVAVRIQHQPNRFGEPVGGESYGYFASLELFEPTPIPVDAIGLATSEMQNGDFAFFSFDAAQDEVLTGVVDAPGLFLDARVIHSETFEVLQSSEEFVFRAPEAGTYFVTAQDFIGRGSNESEPVTLSVNRIELTPQTLDFKTSGEHELPDSVVYYEIPVLAGQRLDIRAWTSGYLSELKVYDSNFNTITSTLSLGTVVDVLQDTSIVVSLEPYNLEFEAGKTWELGVRVLDPVDVTLPHSEAGAINDQPFGRWVRVPVESGKSYQVDLETQSEDFVPRVYIYDDEDMSYVRNGSNRVRWTSDIDGHVLVFVYDSQNRGDAAYDFELDIKEISPTALAMGSVVNITLQPGEERLYRFTAAAGLIDVRADSATIRPDLTLLTTSFGTLGGVSYKGKELRLARGETDTYVLGVKAPDNAGGDVEIAINLTRGSTALAETEPNDLVADAEVLGDLAAIRGGLSPTDVADNFKVDLEAGDRLWALTMRPTSSLSIYSWNGWLEFEAPDGTIEGRFFSGGEGFYSGVAGWVAPTSGTWTIRVGHSSTTFNGDYVFFAEVLRATEVSELEPNDTIATAQGLPASDVIRVLAATDATDPLDVYALDVRGNSTLTVNLFEGASGQDLRILDSTGQELAASSGLSYFFATHGTYFVEFAQGSAEGAAKVSIVEN encoded by the coding sequence ATGCGCCATCTCATCCTCGTTCTGATCTTCGCACTTAGTGCGTGTGGTGATGAAACCACGGCTCCCCCGGAAATCACGCCGGATATGGCGCCTGATATGATCGAAGAGGATGCGGCGCCCGACTCGCCGACTGAGGCCGATATGGACGAGGTCGATCAGCCTTCGGATATGCCAGACGGTCCCACGGACACTGATGAAGACGGCATTCTGGATGAAGATGATAATTGCCCAGAGGTCGCCAATCCGGAGCAGGAAGATCGAGACCGAGATGGCTTTGGAGATGTCTGCGATCAGACCCCTTTCTACCATGATTCAAGCGCTCTAGATGCGGTTCCGCCGCTTGTGCAAGAGGGTGAGGACGAAGACGGAGAGACGCCGACAGACGGTGAGGTGTACGGCTTGGAATTGCCCGGCTTTGCGGCTGAGGGGCAAATCGCGCTACCTCGCGCGGGTGGGGGCGATATCGACTTTTTCAGCATTGAGATCGTGGAACCTACGGCGTTGCTGATCCATGTAAGCGGTCCGGCGACCTTCTGGCCAGCCGTCATTGCTGCCGGATACGACCTGAGAAACGCGAATATCTCCAGGATCGGATTTGGAGGCCAGGCCGGTGAGGCCGCGGTCCGCGAGGTGTTCTTCCCCTATCCTGGACGATATACATTCGCGGTATCGGATTTCCGAAATCTCATCGATCAGCCTGATGTCGGTGGTGCCGGGTTTGAGTATCGGTTGGAGGTGAGCCAAATTCCATTGCCCGACGCCACCGAGGTCAGTCTGCCCACGCAGCCGCTCGCTAATCCTTATAACGGCGAATTGAGAGTTTATGAGGTCGATACCTCAGGGCTAGACGCGCTCAGGATCAACGCTACGGGCGTCGAGATTTCCGAGGCGGAGTTCCATGCCCCGGCGTTTTCGATCGTCGAGGCCGACTTTTCTCGGGCGCTCGCGGCCACGGCTGTCGGCCAAGTTAGCGCAACCAATCGAGTGGGTCTAAGTCTCGACCTTGGTGGACGCCAAAGTGTGGTGGTCGTGGAGGACCATATTCAAAGGGTCGGCGGGGCGTCTTCATCCATGGAATTCACCGCCACCAACATCACGTCTGACGTGGAAGCTGCCGGCGTCATGCCGAATCTGCGAACCTCCGATATCCCCTGGCTTGTGCCGGGTTCCCAGTTTAACGGGCAGATTCAAAGTCCGACCACCGAGGCCGACGTGGACTATGCGCTTTTTAGCGTGAAACGCGGCGAGACCTACAGGTTTGTGGTGACGCCCGACCCGGGTGCGCTGCTTGAACCACGGGTCGAATTGGGCCATTTTCTCGACGAAGCTGGCGAGAGCTTTTTTGTCTCATCACACTACAATTCAGAGCCTAATCCAGATGGTTCGGCCGCGACGTCTTACTTCTTCTCGGCGCTAGACGATGGGGAAGTCGCTGTGCGGATTCAACACCAGCCGAACCGATTTGGAGAGCCTGTGGGCGGGGAATCGTATGGCTATTTCGCGAGCCTAGAGCTCTTCGAACCCACGCCTATTCCCGTGGACGCGATCGGTTTGGCGACCTCCGAAATGCAGAACGGAGACTTTGCGTTCTTTAGCTTCGACGCCGCTCAGGACGAAGTGCTGACCGGGGTGGTGGATGCGCCTGGACTCTTTCTGGATGCTCGGGTCATTCATTCAGAGACCTTTGAGGTGCTGCAGAGCTCTGAGGAGTTTGTATTTAGGGCGCCCGAGGCGGGTACCTACTTTGTGACGGCTCAGGACTTTATCGGGCGAGGCTCCAACGAGTCAGAACCAGTGACCTTGAGTGTGAACCGTATTGAATTGACCCCTCAAACCTTGGACTTCAAGACTTCTGGTGAGCACGAATTGCCTGATTCTGTGGTCTATTATGAGATTCCGGTACTTGCCGGGCAACGCCTCGATATTCGCGCTTGGACAAGCGGCTATCTCAGCGAACTGAAGGTCTACGATTCAAACTTCAACACCATTACGAGTACACTTTCGCTCGGAACCGTGGTCGATGTGCTTCAGGACACCTCAATTGTGGTCTCTCTGGAGCCGTACAACTTGGAGTTTGAGGCAGGGAAAACCTGGGAGCTAGGTGTGCGGGTCCTGGACCCCGTCGACGTGACGCTCCCTCACTCTGAGGCAGGCGCTATCAACGATCAGCCCTTTGGTCGTTGGGTCCGAGTGCCCGTAGAGTCCGGCAAGTCGTATCAAGTTGACCTTGAGACACAATCAGAAGACTTCGTGCCGAGGGTCTACATCTATGATGACGAAGATATGAGCTATGTCAGAAACGGCTCTAATCGCGTTCGTTGGACGTCGGATATCGACGGCCATGTTTTGGTTTTCGTTTACGATAGCCAGAATCGCGGTGACGCTGCGTATGATTTTGAGCTCGACATCAAAGAGATTTCGCCCACAGCTCTGGCTATGGGAAGTGTTGTTAACATCACGCTTCAACCTGGAGAGGAGCGCCTCTACCGATTTACCGCTGCGGCGGGTTTGATCGACGTTCGTGCGGATTCAGCGACGATTCGACCAGATTTGACGCTCTTAACGACTTCTTTCGGTACGCTCGGTGGTGTCTCGTACAAGGGTAAAGAGCTACGCTTGGCACGTGGGGAAACAGATACCTATGTTCTCGGAGTCAAAGCTCCCGATAACGCAGGGGGCGATGTAGAGATAGCCATTAACCTGACTCGGGGAAGCACGGCCTTGGCAGAGACCGAGCCGAATGATTTAGTTGCAGACGCCGAAGTTCTTGGTGATCTAGCTGCAATTCGCGGCGGCTTGAGCCCAACTGATGTTGCCGATAACTTCAAGGTGGACCTCGAAGCAGGAGACAGACTTTGGGCACTAACCATGCGGCCTACCTCAAGTTTGTCGATCTATTCATGGAATGGGTGGCTTGAGTTCGAGGCACCCGACGGCACCATTGAAGGCCGATTCTTCTCGGGCGGAGAGGGGTTCTACTCAGGCGTCGCGGGGTGGGTGGCTCCAACCTCCGGAACGTGGACGATACGAGTTGGGCACTCGAGCACGACGTTCAACGGCGACTACGTGTTCTTTGCAGAAGTTCTGCGAGCCACAGAAGTGAGCGAGCTTGAGCCGAACGACACCATCGCGACCGCGCAGGGCTTGCCTGCATCGGATGTGATTCGAGTGCTAGCAGCCACGGACGCTACCGATCCACTGGATGTTTACGCGCTCGATGTGCGCGGCAACTCTACGCTGACGGTCAATCTCTTTGAAGGTGCGTCTGGACAGGACTTGCGAATTCTTGATAGCACCGGCCAAGAGTTGGCGGCTTCTAGTGGACTTAGCTACTTCTTCGCCACTCACGGAACCTATTTTGTAGAGTTTGCGCAAGGTAGCGCTGAGGGCGCCGCAAAAGTCTCTATCGTAGAGAATTAG